A region of the Electrophorus electricus isolate fEleEle1 chromosome 7, fEleEle1.pri, whole genome shotgun sequence genome:
atatctttatatatcaATCTTTATATGCTACGAATTCAAAAACTGCTCCAGTCACATCCACAACAATTCTCATCACAGAAGTCAGCTTGTAGTGGGTAGCGGATGCACGCTCAGAAGAGAAAGCATGGCATCATATAGACGCAATTTATGTATCCAGAAACTGAATTTTAATTCAGCAGCTGCTGTTCCAGTGATGGTCATACTAACCAGCACAATTACATCAGGAGATATGGTGAACAGATAGTGTTAGGAATAGAGGCTAAAGTTAGGACCATATGGGATGGGACTGTGCACAAACACCAACAGTCATGTTACGGGGCACAAAgggtaaataataaaatggacaGATGTGAATGCCTTCAACTGTACAGTGTAGTTTGTTTATAGATTGCATAGTCTTGAGTGCTATTTCCTCTCTTATAATACAGTGAGCTCATACTTCGCCTACTGGCAGGAGTGAGTATTACAAGTATTATTGTCCCTACACATAGaactttataaaatattactttgtATTGCATTACTCCAACACTGCATATTAGTGCCCTGTAAGCAATTTAGCAAACCTGATACAGAGCAGTAGTAGATACCGGCCATGCTGTATTTCTATATTCTTGGCTGCCCGTTATGGAAGTCTAGATCAGATACAATCTTTGCTTTGTCTATCTGTAATTCAGGACCAGATGCCAGTCCCACAGAAGCCAACAGTGAGAACTTACTGGGTGGAGCTACTGGGCAAAGAGTTACTGGGCGGAGCCGAGGACTCGACAGTTGCAGGGTCTATTAGCAGAGAGGAGATTTCCACAGATGGGATGAAGGACTCAGCAGATGAGATTGAGgaatttttcaaaaacacaggATCAACAGGCAGCATGCTGTGATCAGCTGACAGGCCTGAGGACAGAGCATGTGGGTCTAGGTGAGTTAAGGGACTCGCTAAAGCAGAGACATCTTTCGCTGGTCCTGACCGCTCCAGAAACACAGAGGCAGTGAAGTCTGTGGCAGGTGTGTCTCTATGCTGCTCCTCTGACCTACTGGTTTGCTGAGCTGATACTGATAGGGGTTCACCATTGCCTTCTAGTTCCTCTGCAGACAGAAAGCATTAACTTCATACAGTTGACTGCAGCTTATAATGATCTTATCATTAATGAAAGCTTGCAtctcgcttctctctctctcagcaatcTCTGACAGTTGGCAATCTAGACTTACCAACATCCAACAGACTTACCAACATCCATAAGACTTACCAACATCCAACTTCTGGCCAAGATCTGGCATCTGGTCCACTCCTCCTGTCCTGGCCACTGATGTGTTTGTCATATCTGTGGATGAGACTGAGAGATCCAGCCTCTCAGATAACTCAGAACTCATCACCTCTAACTCACTTGAAATACCTAAGGGGGACATAAAATATGTTTGAGACATTTTGATGGTGCTTGGGGAAATATGCTGGTAAGAGATCTTGATTATACAATAAATGGTCAttaatgtttacttttaaagTATTATTTGAAGTCCTGTCATATTCTCTTCATATTCATCTGTTcataaatgtgtgaatattcccttaatattcatatattcataatgTATGAATATAGCATAGCTGCCTTTTGATGACATGTTTTGCATTCTTTATTACTTCACCAGGAAGTagacaataaacaaaatgaagaatgGTCTGGGAAATGTCactaacctttttaaaaaatacatttgttcgCCAATGTCTTGCtacatttgtaatgttattttgtgGAACCTTTATGTTCAGTACAGTAACACTCACTGTACACATAGCTTGTGTAGTATTGGCTTTAGGCACCAGTCAACACTAAACAAAGGCCTAGAGTTGATTATACGCAATAGGAAAATCAGTGTTTGCACACCATAACACACTGAGAAAGATTCTGAGAACTTCTTCAATCTACAACAGCGCAATGGGAGAGCCTACCTGGATCCATGACCCTTTGGATAGGTGGTGGCAGTGGTGTGTCCCCACTCACTGACTGACCTGACGCTGTCATTAAGGAAACCTAAAGATACACGACATATATCTCACCGAAAATTCAAACACAATTCATATAAACATCTAACGACGTATGTTTAAGCTAGTTAAACTTACTTCCGTGTATCTGTGTGCTGGAGGTTCTTCGCTATTGCATTCTTCTGTGCTAGAAGTGTGACTAATGTTCATTGATTTTGGACTGTGAGGGTGAGCAGGGATTCGATGCAAATAGCCATATCCAATTCCACAGCCAAGACTTGAAAGCATAAATTCAAACAGGTTAAGAGGTTTCAAGAGAACATGTCCATGAGAAGTTGTAACATATTATTGAGTTATTCCAGATGACCTTACCTGCCCTCGCCGCCCCAGGCCCCGTTAGGTGTCACTATCACCTCCCTGCATCCATCTGTCTCCATGCTGTATACAAGAAGCTTCAGTGATTTGCCTTCATGTGCTTCGATCAGTGTAAAGAAGTCCTCCGACTGTTGAGATATGCATGTTAGCACACTGTCTGATGCAAAAACATCTCCAAAGAGCAAAAACCGAATTCATACAAACAACCTCCATAAAACTAAAACTTAAACTTTCTACACACGTGAGCTTTGCTTTTAATGGGATTAATTAACGGGTCAGTAAagatcatttttacatttacacttgcTACAATTCTCAGTTAAGCCAGTTCTTTGTGTAGTAAGACCACAGATGCTTAAAATTGCAAATACATACTTCATCTATTTCCATATcagaaaattaacatttaaaatgtaatctttattttaaatgttaattttccGATATGGAAATCGATCAAGTTGTTTCAGAACATGCAAGAAAGTGTTGaatttacactgaaaatatgaTGCGAGAATAACAAAGTCCTGCGATCACGGAGTAAAAGCAAGCTTTGCAGCTATTAGAGAGAGGATGCTTTGTCCTTCATCTGCTTTCAGCCAGTGTCTGATAGGGTCATAGGAGGACAACCACCTAAGTATCTAAAATAATTGATACTGAACTGTTCACCGAACCTGGCAGTTAGATTAGAAATATCTCATCAACAATCAAGGAGACATCATGAGTGCAGTTGTACGTGCTGTTTCTTCTAACCACTTGCGTTTATATAGGGTTTTGGCATTGTAGGATGTTGTGATTCGACCGATGATTAGTTGATTTTTTGAGTGGTAGTGAGAAATGGGTGGACAGGATTGGTTCAAAGGAATGCACTGTGTTGTGGTCTGGTTTCCTGTTTAGTAAGTTTGGTAACCAAGCAACGTAGGAAATATCTGGTTCCTTAGGGTTTTACTATGGCTTTTTGTTGTTCCATTTCTTTGGGTCTAAGGGGTTGATAGAGTGATatcaatgtgtttgtttattgatgTTTCAGTGGAGAACCAAGCTTCAAggaattctctctctttccttgcCCTTTGCTCACATTATGCTTTTTGTTGTATCCCAACACTCTATATAAACTGTACATACAACTGCACTGATGATGTCCCCTCAATTGGTGACGAAACATTTGCAATCTAATTGCCAAGCTCAGCGAACAATTCAGAGTCAATCAAACCAACCTAGGCTACCAATATTCCAAATTATCTCTAAAATAATGCCATGAAAt
Encoded here:
- the gorasp1a gene encoding Golgi reassembly-stacking protein 1a encodes the protein MGLTQSASVPDGGTDGYHVHGVEENSPAQKAGLEPFFDFIISLGNTRLNQDNDMLKDLLKANVEKAVRMEVFSTKNMRLRELEVVPSNMWGGQGLLGASVRFCSFQGANENVWHVLNVETSSPAELAGLQAYSDFIVGADQVLQDSEDFFTLIEAHEGKSLKLLVYSMETDGCREVIVTPNGAWGGEGSLGCGIGYGYLHRIPAHPHSPKSMNISHTSSTEECNSEEPPAHRYTEVSLMTASGQSVSGDTPLPPPIQRVMDPGISSELEVMSSELSERLDLSVSSTDMTNTSVARTGGVDQMPDLGQKLDVEELEGNGEPLSVSAQQTSRSEEQHRDTPATDFTASVFLERSGPAKDVSALASPLTHLDPHALSSGLSADHSMLPVDPVFLKNSSISSAESFIPSVEISSLLIDPATVESSAPPSNSLPSSSTQ